Proteins from a single region of Punica granatum isolate Tunisia-2019 chromosome 8, ASM765513v2, whole genome shotgun sequence:
- the LOC116188485 gene encoding uncharacterized protein LOC116188485 isoform X1, translated as MITVGRECVGVRLCGGEEDGGMDEEMELEEGEAYSYHNDDDDYNNNCDENKYDDRVDPDVDFSYMDVKIQDVLGHFQKDFEGGVSAENLGAKFGGYGSFLPAYQRSPVSSRPRSLPSPSLVEGPCHSAAVSVAAPELQRQGYVKTSNAAISRSKQRSIGSSKQEKCMPPLRTVEDENSYESADRKSSSSFPEQKMLKVRIKLGSSDNLSTQNKASTQNKAALYSGLGLDASPSSSLDESASESEGMSCGPIEMGFDSPTSILQIMTSSLLDGDRLLSPLSDDLIHFTEKEKLLQGQKSKKLPDEKIPKLVQKKDAPMGLRGCSSKKSKRKELDIDSLAYEDLISKTLELPIISGAGGDETSARVESISKHGKEDLSHSAWKILENERKTYEPEANFRAPREKNDSSSEKASLKRKKKLKGSQNEGIQLADPVKESLSGASSVPKSKKSIKEDISRTVSEHGELKSRKVPEKGRDIYRGFFGETEQEEQKQCGMMGPDSGNGQDFGPVDNNTKLKERADDDITAKASTSEMHRDAAPTVAPPTSVAPFVIEENWVCCDKCEKWRLLPIGKDPKSLPKKWLCSMLDWLPGKNRCSVSEIETNAVLSQSYAPALPSQSNVPLNSEMSALPSAATVGNPTPKAPSAGKKKHHIKQVVHPNVSGGPTDSVQSSKSREKQKAYERHSDGGDADSLRSSKKVRNRDIQSADEDWRSAGAGGSTSRKHGKNASSNERAHNWKPDSTDEVPVKQRRESLEKGNSDSGKSVLKKRIWEGDSEDYTRDYDEHSVRKKARVSKIEGKDSSEKCGSDGMTNSTRKGAIDPRRSVGPTKANKSKGSFQEIKGSPAESVSSSPSRSSKPDIASVVRNLVDNEDKEKRNSKYEVEADKRKASDVEAKPRDNERKRVEDENKSAGKNNPVSKTYGNDEKTSRRGSSSRSDHTGDETRVRKSKALPPSGASLTETPHVSTKLASGPPKVNKASKPSETVVTANGTRHPSERRESFTQAAANAIKEGKDLKHMADRVKASESNLERTGLYFQAALKFLHGASLLESSFNASSKYAEMVQSEQTYSSTAKLCEFCAHEYEKSKDMASATLAYKCMEVAYMKVVYSSQNTANKDRHELQTALKLIPLGESPSSSASDVDHVNNTAAADNKAITSKDETPRQVAGSHIITARNRPNFERLLNFTQNVNSAMEASRRSMAAYNAAANSKSGDAQYKEVISHIKRAIDFNFQDIEGLLQLVRIATEAISR; from the exons ATGATTACAGTGGGGAGAGAATGTGTAGGTGTAAGGTTGTGTGGGGGTGAGGAAGACGGAGGGATGGATGAGGAGATGGAGCTTGAGGAGGGTGAGGCCTACTCTTACCACAACGACGACGACGACTACAACAACAATTGTGATGAGAACAAGTATGATGATCGCGTTGACCCCGATGTCGACTTCTCCTACATG GATGTGAAAATTCAGGATGTGCTTGGGCACTTTCAAAAGGACTTTGAAGGAGGGGTTTCAGCTGAAAATCTTG GAGCTAAATTTGGTGGATATGGTTCATTTTTACCTGCTTATCAGCGGTCCCCTGTTTCGTCGCGGCCAAGATCTTTGCCAAGTCCTTCACTTGTGGAG GGTCCCTGTCACAGTGCTGCGGTTTCAGTGGCTGCCCCTGAGTTGCAGAGACAAGGGTACGTTAAGACATCCAATGCTGCAATCTCACGGAGCAAACAACGATCCATTGGTTCTTCTAAGCAGGAGAAGTGCATGCCGCCACTTCGCACTGTTGAAGATGAGAATAGCTATGAGTCTGCGGACAGAAAGTCATCCTCCAGTTTTCCTGAACAGAAGATGCTAAAAGTCAGGATAAAACTGGGCTCTTCTGATAACCTGTCGACACAAAACAAAGCTTCGACGCAAAACAAAGCTGCACTATACAGTGGCCTTGGTCTTGATGCTTCACCATCTTCCTCATTGGATGAGAGCGCCTCTGAAAGTGAAGGAATGTCCTGTGGTCCCATAGAGATGGGTTTCGACTCTCCCACTAGCATCCTTCAG ATCATGACATCATCCCTGTTGGATGGAGATCGACTTCTTTCGCCCTTGTCTGATGATCTTATTCACTTCACTGAGAAGGAGAAACTACTGCAAGGGCAGAAAAGCAAAAAGTTGCCTGATGAGAAGATACCAAAGTTGGTGCAGAAAAAAGATGCACCCATGGGTTTAAGAGGCTGCAGTAGTAAGAAGTCCAAGAGGAAAGAACTGGACATTGACTCACTTGCTTACGAGGATCTTATCTCAAAGACTTTGGAGCTTCCGATTATCTCGGGTGCTGGAGGAGATGAAACTTCTGCTAGAGTCGAAAGCATTTCGAAACATGGGAAAGAAGATTTAAGCCATTCTGCATGGAAAATTTTAGAGAACGAGAGGAAAACTTATGAACCAGAAGCCAATTTCCGTGCTCCAAGGGAGAAGAATGATTCAAGTAGTGAAAAAGCCTCtttgaagaggaaaaagaagctCAAGGGAAGTCAAAATGAAGGAATTCAACTTGCAGATCCTGTGAAAGAGAGCTTGAGTGGTGCTTCTTCTGTGCCCAAGAGTAAGAAGAGCATCAAGGAAGATATTTCAAGGACTGTGAGCGAACATGGTGAATTGAAATCGAGGAAGGTGCCGGAGAAAGGCAGGGATATATATAGAGGTTTCTTTGGGGAAACTGAGCAAGAAGAACAAAAGCAATGTGGAATGATGGGACCAGACTCTGGAAATGGTCAGGACTTTGGCCCAGTTGATAACAACACCAAGTTGAAGGAGAGAGCGGATGATGATATAACTGCAAAGGCATCCACATCAGAGATGCATCGCGATGCTGCTCCAACCGTTGCTCCTCCTACTTCTGTGGCACCTTTTGTGATTGAAGAGAACTGGGTGTGTTGTGACAAGTGCGAGAAATGGCGGCTTCTGCCTATTGGTAAAGATCCTAAGAGCTTGCCTAAGAAGTGGCTTTGCAGCATGCTTGATTGGCT GCCTGGGAAGAACCGTTGTAGTGTCAGTGAGATTGAGACAAATGCTGTTCTATCACAGTCCTATGCCCCTGCTCTGCCTTCTCAGAGCAACGTGCCTTTGAATTCTGAAATGTCGGCTTTACCTTCTGCTGCCACTGTGGGTAATCCCACTCCCAAGGCTCCATCTGCTGGGAAGAAGAAACACCACATCAAACAAGTAGTTCATCCAAATGTTTCGGGCGGCCCCACTGATTCTGTTCAGTCCAGCAAGTCCAGAGAGAAACAGAAAGCTTATGAACGCCATTCTGATGGAG GTGATGCCGATAGCCTAAGATCGTCAAAGAAAGTCAGGAATAGAGATATTCAATCTGCCGATGAAGATTGGAGATCTGCTGGTGCTGGTGGGAGTACCAGCCGGAAGCATGGGAAGAATGCGAGTTCAAATGAACGAGCCCATAATTGGAAGCCTGATTCCACTGATGAAGTGCCGGTAAAGCAACGAAGAGAGTCACTGGAAAAAGGTAATTCTGATTCTGGGAAGTCTGTCTTGAAGAAGAGGATTTGGGAGGGAGACAGTGAGGATTACACCAGAGATTATGATGAGCATTCAGTACGAAAGAAAGCAAGAGTGTCCAAGATTGAAGGGAAGGATTCCAGTGAGAAATGTGGCTCAGATGGTATGACAAATTCTACGAGAAAGGGAGCAATCGATCCGCGGCGTTCTGTGGGCCCCACCAAGGCCAATAAAAGTAAAGGCAGCTTCCAGGAAATAAAGGGCTCTCCTGCAGAATCGGTTTCTTCCTCACCTTCGAGGAGTTCAAAGCCTGACATTGCCTCGGTAGTAAGAAATCTCGTAGATAATGAAGATAAGGAGAAACGAAATTCCAAATACGAAGTTGAGGCTGATAAAAGAAAGGCTTCTGATGTTGAAGCGAAACCTCGGGACaatgaaagaaagagagtaGAGGATGAGAATAAATCTGCTGGGAAGAACAACCCGGTCAGCAAAACTTATGGTAATGACGAGAAAACTTCGAGAAGGGGTTCCTCTAGCAGATCTGACCATACTGGAGATGAGACCCGAGTCAGGAAATCAAAAGCATTGCCTCCCTCTGGAGCAAGTCTAACTGAAACACCTCATGTTTCTACAAAACTAGCGTCTGGGCCCCCTAAAGTAAACAAGGCCTCGAAACCATCAGAAACGGTTGTTACTGCGAATGGAACCAGGCACCCAAGTGAACGAAGAGAATCCTTCACTCAGGCCGCTGCCAATGCAATCAAAGAAGGCAAAGATTTGAAGCACATGGCTGATCGCGTTAAG GCCTCGGAGTCAAACCTTGAAAGAACCGGGCTCTACTTCCAGGCGGCTCTCAAATTTCTACATGGAGCCTCCCTACTAGAATCAAGCTTCAATGCCAGTTCGAAATATGCAGAGATGGTTCAGTCAGAACAAACATATAGCAGCACTGCAAAACTCTGCGA ATTTTGCGCCCACGAGTATGAGAAATCCAAGGACATGGCATCTGCTACCTTGGCCTACAAGTGCATGGAGGTAGCGTACATGAAAGTGGTCTACTCGTCTCAGAACACTGCCAACAAAGACCGCCATGAGTTGCAGACTGCACTTAAATTGATTCCTTTAG GCGAGTCTCCTTCTTCCTCGGCATCGGATGTAGATCATGTGAACAACACTGCAGCTGCGGACAACAAAGCTATTACTTCCAAGGACGAGACCCCTCGGCAAGTTGCTGGAAGTCATATCATAACTGCCCGAAACCGACCAAACTTTGAACGGCTGCTGAATTTC ACGCAGAATGTAAACAGTGCGATGGAGGCATCTAGAAGATCAATGGCTGCGTATAATGCTGCTGCAAATTCAAAATCCGGAGATGCCCAATACAAGGAAGTAATCTCTCATATCAAACGGGCCATTGATTTCAACTTTCAAGACATTGAGGGCTTGCTCCAACTAGTCCGTATAGCAACAGAAGCCATAAGCCGGTGA
- the LOC116188485 gene encoding uncharacterized protein LOC116188485 isoform X2, which produces MDEEMELEEGEAYSYHNDDDDYNNNCDENKYDDRVDPDVDFSYMDVKIQDVLGHFQKDFEGGVSAENLGAKFGGYGSFLPAYQRSPVSSRPRSLPSPSLVEGPCHSAAVSVAAPELQRQGYVKTSNAAISRSKQRSIGSSKQEKCMPPLRTVEDENSYESADRKSSSSFPEQKMLKVRIKLGSSDNLSTQNKASTQNKAALYSGLGLDASPSSSLDESASESEGMSCGPIEMGFDSPTSILQIMTSSLLDGDRLLSPLSDDLIHFTEKEKLLQGQKSKKLPDEKIPKLVQKKDAPMGLRGCSSKKSKRKELDIDSLAYEDLISKTLELPIISGAGGDETSARVESISKHGKEDLSHSAWKILENERKTYEPEANFRAPREKNDSSSEKASLKRKKKLKGSQNEGIQLADPVKESLSGASSVPKSKKSIKEDISRTVSEHGELKSRKVPEKGRDIYRGFFGETEQEEQKQCGMMGPDSGNGQDFGPVDNNTKLKERADDDITAKASTSEMHRDAAPTVAPPTSVAPFVIEENWVCCDKCEKWRLLPIGKDPKSLPKKWLCSMLDWLPGKNRCSVSEIETNAVLSQSYAPALPSQSNVPLNSEMSALPSAATVGNPTPKAPSAGKKKHHIKQVVHPNVSGGPTDSVQSSKSREKQKAYERHSDGGDADSLRSSKKVRNRDIQSADEDWRSAGAGGSTSRKHGKNASSNERAHNWKPDSTDEVPVKQRRESLEKGNSDSGKSVLKKRIWEGDSEDYTRDYDEHSVRKKARVSKIEGKDSSEKCGSDGMTNSTRKGAIDPRRSVGPTKANKSKGSFQEIKGSPAESVSSSPSRSSKPDIASVVRNLVDNEDKEKRNSKYEVEADKRKASDVEAKPRDNERKRVEDENKSAGKNNPVSKTYGNDEKTSRRGSSSRSDHTGDETRVRKSKALPPSGASLTETPHVSTKLASGPPKVNKASKPSETVVTANGTRHPSERRESFTQAAANAIKEGKDLKHMADRVKASESNLERTGLYFQAALKFLHGASLLESSFNASSKYAEMVQSEQTYSSTAKLCEFCAHEYEKSKDMASATLAYKCMEVAYMKVVYSSQNTANKDRHELQTALKLIPLGESPSSSASDVDHVNNTAAADNKAITSKDETPRQVAGSHIITARNRPNFERLLNFTQNVNSAMEASRRSMAAYNAAANSKSGDAQYKEVISHIKRAIDFNFQDIEGLLQLVRIATEAISR; this is translated from the exons ATGGATGAGGAGATGGAGCTTGAGGAGGGTGAGGCCTACTCTTACCACAACGACGACGACGACTACAACAACAATTGTGATGAGAACAAGTATGATGATCGCGTTGACCCCGATGTCGACTTCTCCTACATG GATGTGAAAATTCAGGATGTGCTTGGGCACTTTCAAAAGGACTTTGAAGGAGGGGTTTCAGCTGAAAATCTTG GAGCTAAATTTGGTGGATATGGTTCATTTTTACCTGCTTATCAGCGGTCCCCTGTTTCGTCGCGGCCAAGATCTTTGCCAAGTCCTTCACTTGTGGAG GGTCCCTGTCACAGTGCTGCGGTTTCAGTGGCTGCCCCTGAGTTGCAGAGACAAGGGTACGTTAAGACATCCAATGCTGCAATCTCACGGAGCAAACAACGATCCATTGGTTCTTCTAAGCAGGAGAAGTGCATGCCGCCACTTCGCACTGTTGAAGATGAGAATAGCTATGAGTCTGCGGACAGAAAGTCATCCTCCAGTTTTCCTGAACAGAAGATGCTAAAAGTCAGGATAAAACTGGGCTCTTCTGATAACCTGTCGACACAAAACAAAGCTTCGACGCAAAACAAAGCTGCACTATACAGTGGCCTTGGTCTTGATGCTTCACCATCTTCCTCATTGGATGAGAGCGCCTCTGAAAGTGAAGGAATGTCCTGTGGTCCCATAGAGATGGGTTTCGACTCTCCCACTAGCATCCTTCAG ATCATGACATCATCCCTGTTGGATGGAGATCGACTTCTTTCGCCCTTGTCTGATGATCTTATTCACTTCACTGAGAAGGAGAAACTACTGCAAGGGCAGAAAAGCAAAAAGTTGCCTGATGAGAAGATACCAAAGTTGGTGCAGAAAAAAGATGCACCCATGGGTTTAAGAGGCTGCAGTAGTAAGAAGTCCAAGAGGAAAGAACTGGACATTGACTCACTTGCTTACGAGGATCTTATCTCAAAGACTTTGGAGCTTCCGATTATCTCGGGTGCTGGAGGAGATGAAACTTCTGCTAGAGTCGAAAGCATTTCGAAACATGGGAAAGAAGATTTAAGCCATTCTGCATGGAAAATTTTAGAGAACGAGAGGAAAACTTATGAACCAGAAGCCAATTTCCGTGCTCCAAGGGAGAAGAATGATTCAAGTAGTGAAAAAGCCTCtttgaagaggaaaaagaagctCAAGGGAAGTCAAAATGAAGGAATTCAACTTGCAGATCCTGTGAAAGAGAGCTTGAGTGGTGCTTCTTCTGTGCCCAAGAGTAAGAAGAGCATCAAGGAAGATATTTCAAGGACTGTGAGCGAACATGGTGAATTGAAATCGAGGAAGGTGCCGGAGAAAGGCAGGGATATATATAGAGGTTTCTTTGGGGAAACTGAGCAAGAAGAACAAAAGCAATGTGGAATGATGGGACCAGACTCTGGAAATGGTCAGGACTTTGGCCCAGTTGATAACAACACCAAGTTGAAGGAGAGAGCGGATGATGATATAACTGCAAAGGCATCCACATCAGAGATGCATCGCGATGCTGCTCCAACCGTTGCTCCTCCTACTTCTGTGGCACCTTTTGTGATTGAAGAGAACTGGGTGTGTTGTGACAAGTGCGAGAAATGGCGGCTTCTGCCTATTGGTAAAGATCCTAAGAGCTTGCCTAAGAAGTGGCTTTGCAGCATGCTTGATTGGCT GCCTGGGAAGAACCGTTGTAGTGTCAGTGAGATTGAGACAAATGCTGTTCTATCACAGTCCTATGCCCCTGCTCTGCCTTCTCAGAGCAACGTGCCTTTGAATTCTGAAATGTCGGCTTTACCTTCTGCTGCCACTGTGGGTAATCCCACTCCCAAGGCTCCATCTGCTGGGAAGAAGAAACACCACATCAAACAAGTAGTTCATCCAAATGTTTCGGGCGGCCCCACTGATTCTGTTCAGTCCAGCAAGTCCAGAGAGAAACAGAAAGCTTATGAACGCCATTCTGATGGAG GTGATGCCGATAGCCTAAGATCGTCAAAGAAAGTCAGGAATAGAGATATTCAATCTGCCGATGAAGATTGGAGATCTGCTGGTGCTGGTGGGAGTACCAGCCGGAAGCATGGGAAGAATGCGAGTTCAAATGAACGAGCCCATAATTGGAAGCCTGATTCCACTGATGAAGTGCCGGTAAAGCAACGAAGAGAGTCACTGGAAAAAGGTAATTCTGATTCTGGGAAGTCTGTCTTGAAGAAGAGGATTTGGGAGGGAGACAGTGAGGATTACACCAGAGATTATGATGAGCATTCAGTACGAAAGAAAGCAAGAGTGTCCAAGATTGAAGGGAAGGATTCCAGTGAGAAATGTGGCTCAGATGGTATGACAAATTCTACGAGAAAGGGAGCAATCGATCCGCGGCGTTCTGTGGGCCCCACCAAGGCCAATAAAAGTAAAGGCAGCTTCCAGGAAATAAAGGGCTCTCCTGCAGAATCGGTTTCTTCCTCACCTTCGAGGAGTTCAAAGCCTGACATTGCCTCGGTAGTAAGAAATCTCGTAGATAATGAAGATAAGGAGAAACGAAATTCCAAATACGAAGTTGAGGCTGATAAAAGAAAGGCTTCTGATGTTGAAGCGAAACCTCGGGACaatgaaagaaagagagtaGAGGATGAGAATAAATCTGCTGGGAAGAACAACCCGGTCAGCAAAACTTATGGTAATGACGAGAAAACTTCGAGAAGGGGTTCCTCTAGCAGATCTGACCATACTGGAGATGAGACCCGAGTCAGGAAATCAAAAGCATTGCCTCCCTCTGGAGCAAGTCTAACTGAAACACCTCATGTTTCTACAAAACTAGCGTCTGGGCCCCCTAAAGTAAACAAGGCCTCGAAACCATCAGAAACGGTTGTTACTGCGAATGGAACCAGGCACCCAAGTGAACGAAGAGAATCCTTCACTCAGGCCGCTGCCAATGCAATCAAAGAAGGCAAAGATTTGAAGCACATGGCTGATCGCGTTAAG GCCTCGGAGTCAAACCTTGAAAGAACCGGGCTCTACTTCCAGGCGGCTCTCAAATTTCTACATGGAGCCTCCCTACTAGAATCAAGCTTCAATGCCAGTTCGAAATATGCAGAGATGGTTCAGTCAGAACAAACATATAGCAGCACTGCAAAACTCTGCGA ATTTTGCGCCCACGAGTATGAGAAATCCAAGGACATGGCATCTGCTACCTTGGCCTACAAGTGCATGGAGGTAGCGTACATGAAAGTGGTCTACTCGTCTCAGAACACTGCCAACAAAGACCGCCATGAGTTGCAGACTGCACTTAAATTGATTCCTTTAG GCGAGTCTCCTTCTTCCTCGGCATCGGATGTAGATCATGTGAACAACACTGCAGCTGCGGACAACAAAGCTATTACTTCCAAGGACGAGACCCCTCGGCAAGTTGCTGGAAGTCATATCATAACTGCCCGAAACCGACCAAACTTTGAACGGCTGCTGAATTTC ACGCAGAATGTAAACAGTGCGATGGAGGCATCTAGAAGATCAATGGCTGCGTATAATGCTGCTGCAAATTCAAAATCCGGAGATGCCCAATACAAGGAAGTAATCTCTCATATCAAACGGGCCATTGATTTCAACTTTCAAGACATTGAGGGCTTGCTCCAACTAGTCCGTATAGCAACAGAAGCCATAAGCCGGTGA